The Nitrososphaerales archaeon genome segment GAGTAGCAACAAGTGCTATCGTGTCGTTGATCAGGAAGGCTGACATCGCTCCCAGCACCATTAATATGAACATCAGAACCCTATCTGGTGTCTTTGCGTACTGCAGCACCTTTAGAGTCACATACTTTAACAGGCCAGATACCTCCAGCCCTGAGACTATTGCAAACATACCCAGCAGGAAGAAGATCACATGGAAGTTTATTGCGCTGTATGCTTGTTGAACGGGGACGAGTTGCAGCAGCAGAACCGTTAAGGCACCACTACACATTATGGCCCACACGGGCAAATTTACACCTTTTACGTTCCTTACGATTATCAATCCGTAAACAGCGGCAAATATGGTTAGAGCAAGAACGTTGCCTGCAGCAAGTTCCATGATTATGATATGTGCAGTAACGGCGGGTATTTAGACACACCTGCATTGCATGTTTTGAACCTGTATGGAAAGATGATCGATCTGGCTAATGCCTTTTACATCGTACAGGCTATTAAAAGCAGCTGGCAATCCAACTTCATGCAACATGTTTGATTCAAGCAAACTATAGAATCAGATAAGGTGTGTAATAACCATGTGCTTGTTGACCATGTTCATAGACCATTTATGATGACGACTTGCGTTATTTATCAATCTATAGTCAAGGCGTTAGATAATCGAATAATTTTATCAATGAAACTGCCTGCGTTGGAATTACTTTCTGCATATACTCAATCATCTCTCCTGTATTACTGAAGAACCTCTTACCCAATGCCTTCCTTATCTCCCTCCACTCTGTCTCTATAGGATTCAGCTCTGGAGAGTATTTTGGAAACAGCACAGCCTTGATCTCATCCTTCATCTTAGACAGATACTCCTGCACCTTCTGCCCTGTGTGCCACCTTGCATTATCGAAGAACAGTAATAACTTGCCATGCTTTCTTCTTAACGCTTCTATGAAGTCTATGAATGCATGCATGCTGGTTTGTTCTTTCGTAGAACTGGCAGTACAGCTCTCCATTACCTAATGCACCAAATGCATGGAACCTATCCCTTGTATAGTTGAACTTCACTACTACATCCTGTCCTTTAGCATACCATCCCTTCCTCACTATTGGAGCTATGCTGTAAGTTGACTCATCCAGGCAGAATAGTTTGTACTCTTCTGAATACTGCTTAACAATCTTGCTGGCATTTTTTTAAAAGCAGCCCAGTGCCTCCTCTCTGCTTTGTAATGAGTTGGCCTTGGCTTC includes the following:
- a CDS encoding transposase, with protein sequence MESCTASSTKEQTSMHAFIDFIEALRRKHGKLLLFFDNARWHTGQKVQEYLSKMKDEIKAVLFPKYSPELNPIETEWREIRKALGKRFFSNTGEMIEYMQKVIPTQAVSLIKLFDYLTP